In Gopherus flavomarginatus isolate rGopFla2 chromosome 1, rGopFla2.mat.asm, whole genome shotgun sequence, a single genomic region encodes these proteins:
- the TSC22D1 gene encoding TSC22 domain family protein 1 isoform X9, producing MDLVKSHLMYAVREEVEVLKEQIKELIEKNSQLEQENTLLKTLASPEQLAQFQAQLQTGSPPSSQTQGTTQQPAQPASQGSGASA from the coding sequence GATCTGGTGAAGAGCCATTTGATGTATGCTGTGAGGGAGGAAGTGGAGGTCCtcaaagagcaaatcaaagagCTGATTGAGAAGaactcccagctggagcaggaaaaCACTCTGCTGAAAACACTGGCCAGCCCAGAGCAGCTCGCCCAGTTCCAAGCACAGCTGCAGACTGGTTCTCCACCTTCTTCCCAGACACAAGGGACAACACAACAGCCTGCCCAGCCGGCATCACAGGGCTCAGGAGCTTCAGCATAG